Proteins found in one Verrucomicrobiota bacterium genomic segment:
- the xylB gene encoding xylulokinase, giving the protein MRTLLLGIDSGTQSTKVLVVDANNGKVLGNASAGYELIPNLPPGAKEQHPQDWLTATAKAIQGALKQAKARAGEVKAIGVSGQQHGFVPLDAQGEVIRPAKLWCDTATSAECTEIMEKVGGLKATIKAMGNAVLPGFTASKILWLKNHEPKNYARLASVLLPHDYLNFWLTGQKVMEYGDASGTALLDVRKRQWCSPVLKAIDPALADKLPPLISSDQPAGTLQAETARALGLGTDVLVSAGGGDNMMGAIGTGNTAAGVITASFGTSGTIYACAEKPVVDPQGEIAAFCDSTNRWLPLLCTMNVTVATEMVRRDFKMDFAEFDKVGEKAPAGCDGLMLVPYLEGERTPNVPDGTGVWLGVNTRTFTAAHFIRSSMEGVTMGMNYGLRRLATLGVKPTQIRATGGGANSRFWRQMMADIFNAEVVTLKVGEGAAYGAALQALWCWRLQQGEKVVIQDITSQFVTLNQAQTAQPDEKTVKVYAELQALQDEASKALRGVFGKHRALVSK; this is encoded by the coding sequence ATGAGAACACTTTTACTCGGTATTGATAGTGGCACGCAATCCACCAAGGTCTTGGTGGTGGACGCCAACAACGGCAAGGTGCTCGGCAACGCCTCGGCGGGCTATGAGTTGATTCCCAATCTTCCACCCGGCGCCAAGGAACAGCATCCGCAAGATTGGCTCACGGCTACTGCCAAAGCGATTCAGGGCGCGCTTAAGCAGGCCAAAGCCCGCGCGGGCGAAGTGAAGGCCATCGGGGTCAGCGGTCAGCAGCATGGGTTTGTGCCGCTGGACGCCCAGGGTGAAGTGATCCGCCCGGCCAAGTTATGGTGCGACACCGCGACCTCCGCCGAATGCACGGAGATCATGGAAAAGGTGGGCGGGCTCAAAGCCACTATCAAGGCCATGGGCAATGCGGTGCTGCCCGGCTTCACCGCCTCCAAGATTCTCTGGCTTAAAAACCATGAGCCGAAAAACTACGCGCGCCTGGCCTCGGTATTGCTGCCGCATGATTATCTGAATTTCTGGCTGACCGGGCAGAAGGTGATGGAATACGGCGACGCCTCCGGCACCGCGCTGCTGGATGTGCGCAAACGCCAGTGGTGTTCTCCCGTGCTCAAGGCGATTGATCCCGCCCTGGCGGATAAGCTGCCGCCGCTGATTTCGAGCGATCAACCCGCCGGCACGTTGCAGGCGGAGACCGCGCGGGCGCTGGGCCTGGGCACGGACGTTTTGGTCAGCGCGGGCGGTGGCGACAACATGATGGGCGCCATCGGTACCGGCAATACCGCTGCCGGAGTAATCACTGCCAGCTTCGGCACCAGCGGCACCATTTATGCCTGTGCGGAAAAACCCGTGGTGGATCCTCAGGGTGAGATCGCTGCCTTCTGCGATTCCACCAATCGCTGGCTGCCGTTGCTCTGCACGATGAATGTGACGGTGGCCACCGAGATGGTGCGCCGCGATTTCAAAATGGATTTTGCCGAGTTCGATAAAGTGGGCGAAAAAGCGCCGGCGGGCTGCGATGGCCTTATGTTGGTGCCCTATCTGGAAGGCGAACGCACACCCAATGTGCCGGATGGCACCGGGGTATGGCTGGGCGTCAACACCCGCACGTTTACCGCCGCGCATTTCATCCGGTCCTCCATGGAAGGCGTGACGATGGGCATGAATTACGGGTTGCGCCGGTTGGCCACGCTGGGCGTGAAGCCGACGCAGATTCGTGCCACGGGCGGTGGCGCCAACTCGCGGTTCTGGCGGCAGATGATGGCGGATATTTTCAACGCGGAAGTGGTCACGCTCAAGGTGGGTGAAGGCGCAGCCTATGGCGCGGCCTTGCAGGCCCTCTGGTGCTGGCGCTTGCAGCAGGGCGAAAAAGTCGTCATTCAGGACATCACCAGCCAATTTGTGACGCTTAATCAAGCGCAAACCGCCCAGCCGGACGAAAAGACGGTCAAGGTCTATGCCGAACTGCAAGCCCTTCAGGACGAGGCGAGCAAGGCGTTGCGCGGCGTGTTCGGGAAACACCGGGCGCTGGTGTCGAAATGA
- a CDS encoding type II toxin-antitoxin system HicB family antitoxin, whose translation MKFRVLIEPDEDGVFVAECPALPGCISQGGTRQEALTNITDAIKGYLASLEKHGEPVPPPIREEVVEVPA comes from the coding sequence ATGAAATTTCGAGTATTGATCGAACCGGATGAGGATGGGGTTTTCGTTGCAGAGTGCCCTGCTTTGCCGGGATGTATTTCGCAAGGGGGCACTCGACAGGAAGCCTTGACAAACATTACTGATGCCATCAAGGGCTATCTGGCTAGCCTGGAAAAACACGGAGAGCCAGTGCCGCCTCCAATTCGTGAAGAAGTTGTCGAGGTTCCCGCATGA
- a CDS encoding type II toxin-antitoxin system HicA family toxin — translation MSRLPVCSGADAVKAFRQLGYEVDHQSGSHIILRHPTQRRLTVPNHRELAKGTLRALIREAGITKDQFEQLL, via the coding sequence ATGAGTCGTTTGCCGGTTTGTTCAGGAGCGGACGCTGTCAAGGCGTTCCGCCAACTGGGTTATGAGGTAGATCACCAAAGTGGAAGCCACATTATTCTGCGGCATCCCACGCAACGGCGGCTGACGGTACCGAATCATCGCGAGTTGGCAAAAGGGACACTCCGCGCGCTGATTCGAGAAGCAGGTATAACAAAAGACCAGTTTGAACAACTGTTGTAA
- a CDS encoding glycosyltransferase, which translates to MQWLIWILAALAALSLGIALWQFLGALRFPLHQRIADPAFAPGLSLLKPLKGCDTETARCLRSWLAQAYPGQVQVLFGVANAADPVCSVVKQLLAEFPTKDAHLVICEEVMGVNAKVSTLIQLERRVRYDTVLVSDADVVVPEDFLANVVAPLRDAKVGLVNCFYQLGNPVNLAMQWEAVAINADFWSQVLQSRNLKPLDFALGAVMLARRDALTKMGGFAALADYLADDYQLGHQIAGQGWRIELCPQVVECRESPMSAGQVWRHQLRWSRTIRVCQPVPYFFSILSNATVWPVLLALAGQAPPYYAALGICLTVRMLTATILQWRLTRASRHVPCFWLAPIKDLLQAAIWALSFLGNTIEWRGHRYRVLPGGKLTPE; encoded by the coding sequence ATGCAATGGTTGATCTGGATACTGGCGGCGCTCGCCGCGTTGAGCCTGGGAATCGCGCTCTGGCAATTCCTGGGCGCGCTGCGCTTTCCCCTGCACCAGCGGATTGCCGATCCTGCGTTTGCGCCCGGGCTCAGCCTGCTGAAACCGTTGAAGGGGTGCGACACGGAGACGGCCCGTTGCCTGCGCAGTTGGCTCGCGCAAGCCTATCCGGGCCAGGTGCAGGTGCTGTTCGGGGTGGCCAACGCGGCTGATCCCGTGTGCTCCGTGGTGAAACAGTTGCTCGCGGAATTTCCAACGAAAGACGCACACCTGGTGATTTGCGAGGAAGTGATGGGCGTCAACGCCAAGGTCTCCACCTTGATCCAACTCGAACGCCGCGTACGGTATGACACGGTGCTGGTGAGCGACGCGGATGTCGTGGTACCGGAGGATTTTCTGGCGAATGTCGTGGCCCCATTGCGCGACGCCAAAGTGGGGCTGGTGAACTGCTTCTATCAGCTCGGCAACCCGGTCAACCTGGCCATGCAGTGGGAGGCGGTGGCCATCAACGCGGATTTCTGGAGCCAAGTCCTGCAATCGCGCAACCTGAAGCCGCTCGATTTTGCCTTGGGCGCGGTGATGCTTGCACGCCGCGACGCGCTTACTAAAATGGGTGGCTTTGCCGCGCTGGCGGATTACCTGGCGGATGATTATCAGCTTGGCCATCAGATTGCCGGGCAGGGCTGGCGGATTGAGCTGTGCCCGCAAGTGGTGGAATGCCGGGAATCACCCATGAGCGCTGGCCAAGTGTGGCGGCACCAGTTGCGCTGGTCGCGCACCATCCGGGTCTGCCAGCCCGTTCCCTACTTCTTCAGCATCCTCAGCAACGCCACCGTATGGCCGGTGTTGCTGGCACTGGCTGGGCAAGCACCGCCATATTACGCGGCGCTGGGGATTTGCCTCACCGTCCGAATGCTGACAGCCACGATCTTGCAATGGCGCTTGACCCGAGCCAGCCGCCACGTTCCGTGCTTCTGGCTGGCCCCGATCAAAGACCTGCTCCAAGCGGCCATCTGGGCGCTATCCTTTTTGGGCAACACCATTGAATGGCGCGGACACCGTTATCGCGTTTTGCCGGGCGGGAAGTTGACTCCAGAATGA
- a CDS encoding c-type cytochrome domain-containing protein has protein sequence MMAVADISLFFGRLHPVLVHLPIGFLVLLGLLELRACWRRSPTTAPETGFILAVIVLATGFTVLCGWLLSQGDGYDPRLLQLHLWTGVSTAVASALTGGLWWFKRLRLYRLSLLGTILLLTVAGHNGGALTHGRDYLFRYAPAPIRSWFSSPSANVAKPAGKFVTTVQPVLQKYCIACHGPEKSKGGLRLDSFAAMQAGGEKGPVLVPGDAGKSLLIRLLTLPPSDDDHMPPEGKPQPTTEEIAVLRAWIDSGATP, from the coding sequence ATGATGGCTGTTGCTGATATTTCCTTGTTTTTCGGGCGCCTGCACCCGGTGCTGGTGCATTTGCCCATCGGGTTTCTGGTCCTGCTGGGGTTGCTGGAATTGCGGGCGTGTTGGCGGCGATCGCCCACCACGGCACCGGAAACCGGCTTCATCCTGGCGGTTATCGTGCTCGCTACTGGATTTACCGTACTCTGCGGCTGGCTGTTATCCCAAGGCGACGGGTATGACCCGCGTTTGTTGCAGCTTCACCTTTGGACCGGTGTGAGCACCGCTGTCGCCAGCGCTCTCACTGGCGGGTTATGGTGGTTCAAGCGTCTGCGCCTATACCGCCTCAGCCTGTTGGGTACGATATTGCTTTTAACCGTGGCCGGCCATAACGGCGGGGCCTTGACGCATGGACGCGATTACCTCTTCCGCTACGCTCCGGCCCCCATTCGTTCCTGGTTTTCCAGCCCCTCCGCCAACGTCGCCAAACCAGCCGGTAAATTTGTCACGACCGTGCAACCTGTCCTGCAAAAATACTGCATTGCCTGCCATGGACCGGAAAAATCCAAGGGCGGGCTGCGCCTCGATTCCTTCGCTGCCATGCAAGCGGGCGGTGAAAAAGGTCCGGTGCTGGTCCCCGGCGACGCCGGGAAAAGTCTCCTGATCCGCTTGTTGACTTTGCCCCCAAGCGACGACGACCACATGCCCCCGGAAGGCAAACCCCAGCCCACGACGGAAGAAATCGCCGTGCTGCGCGCCTGGATTGATTCCGGAGCCACGCCGTAA
- a CDS encoding 4'-phosphopantetheinyl transferase superfamily protein, which translates to MSSQSPIKDRARCLNLTNQGQSRTAWFAQVNRSDLEKSATHVDEQGGFAPEAFLNEDELRQVQSFRFAPPRENFLLGRLAAKLALGALLKEPDWRQIQITKGVLGQPLVAYARPHGAEVSLSHSEGVAIAVAFPREHPLAVDLETVDVGRADTIKKVMPFSAAETHWLQSRAANEPTALVLLWTIKEALGKVLKCGITCPLELLAADQIKPIGDALWESHYRNFQQYKCLSWQQNNQVISLVLPTATEVTLPPW; encoded by the coding sequence ATGTCTTCGCAATCGCCCATCAAGGACCGCGCCCGCTGTTTGAACCTGACCAACCAAGGCCAATCTAGGACAGCATGGTTTGCGCAGGTGAACCGAAGTGATCTCGAAAAATCGGCTACACACGTGGACGAACAAGGCGGATTCGCACCAGAGGCGTTCCTGAATGAGGATGAATTAAGGCAAGTACAGTCGTTTCGCTTTGCACCGCCACGGGAAAATTTTCTACTCGGTCGGCTGGCCGCCAAACTGGCCTTGGGAGCACTTTTAAAAGAACCAGATTGGCGGCAAATCCAAATTACCAAAGGCGTGCTCGGCCAGCCATTGGTCGCGTATGCGAGGCCCCATGGCGCAGAAGTCAGCCTGAGTCATTCGGAAGGCGTCGCGATTGCAGTGGCCTTTCCTCGGGAACATCCGTTGGCGGTGGACCTGGAAACGGTGGATGTCGGCCGGGCGGACACCATTAAAAAAGTCATGCCATTTTCAGCGGCAGAGACGCACTGGCTGCAATCCCGGGCGGCGAACGAACCCACCGCGCTGGTGTTGCTGTGGACCATCAAGGAAGCCCTCGGCAAGGTTTTGAAATGCGGGATTACGTGCCCCTTGGAATTGCTGGCCGCCGATCAAATCAAGCCCATCGGCGACGCTCTTTGGGAAAGCCACTACCGTAATTTTCAGCAGTATAAATGCCTTTCCTGGCAGCAAAACAACCAAGTTATCTCGCTGGTGTTACCCACGGCCACCGAAGTCACACTGCCGCCATGGTAG